One genomic segment of Vulcanisaeta thermophila includes these proteins:
- a CDS encoding CDC48 family AAA ATPase has translation MSESGGGEWIELIVKEAKQRDAQRPIVRVDPDIMRRFSIEPGMILLIEGKRRTAAKVWYGLPEDEGKGIIRMNAIIRRNANVEIDQKVRVRKVEGKRASLVKLAPVNMTISVDQNFVQYTKQKLRDYVIMEGDLVQIQVLGQPLTFQVVQAKPNDAPVIIDEDTNLVIYEKPVENINIPRVTWEDIGDLKEAKEKIRELVELPLRHPEIFEYLGIEPPKGVLLIGPPGTGKTLLAKAVATESNAYFIAINGPEIVSKYYGESEAKLREIFEEAKKNAPAIIFIDEIDAIAPKREEVTGEVEKRIVAQLLTLMDGLQERGQVIVIGATNRPEAVDPALRRPGRFDREIWINPPDTEGRFEILQVHTRNMPLAKDVDLRKLAEITYGYTGADIAALAREAAMRALRKALQSGVIDVNKDSSEVRQDLEKYVKVTMNDFLEAMREIVPSALREIHVEIPKVRWSDIGGLEEVKQELQEAIEWPLKYPERFRKMGIKPPKGILLFGPPGTGKTLLAKAVATESNANFIAVRGPEILSKWFGESEKAIREIFKKARMAAPCVIFFDEIDALAPARGYAEDSPAMDRIVAQLLAEMDGVSRLDNVVVIAATNRPDIVDPALLRPGRFDRIIYVPPPDLRARFEILKIHTRNMPLARDVDLMELARITEGYTGADIELLAREAGLLAMREGNNAAEVSMRHFLEAMKKVKPSVTPEMIKFYESWYERIKQTISRERQRAPTLYV, from the coding sequence ATGTCGGAGAGCGGCGGTGGTGAGTGGATTGAGCTCATCGTTAAGGAGGCCAAGCAGAGGGATGCCCAGAGACCCATTGTTAGGGTTGACCCTGACATAATGAGGAGGTTCAGCATAGAGCCCGGCATGATACTACTCATTGAGGGTAAGAGGAGGACAGCGGCCAAGGTTTGGTACGGACTCCCTGAGGATGAGGGTAAGGGTATCATTAGGATGAATGCAATAATAAGGAGGAATGCCAACGTGGAGATTGACCAGAAGGTTAGGGTTAGGAAGGTCGAGGGTAAGAGGGCATCACTGGTTAAGTTGGCGCCTGTGAATATGACCATAAGCGTTGATCAGAACTTCGTACAATACACAAAGCAGAAGCTCAGGGACTACGTAATCATGGAAGGGGACCTAGTCCAGATACAGGTGCTTGGGCAACCACTCACATTCCAGGTGGTCCAGGCAAAGCCCAACGACGCGCCCGTGATCATTGACGAGGACACGAACCTCGTGATTTACGAGAAACCCGTGGAGAACATAAACATACCACGCGTTACGTGGGAGGACATTGGTGACCTGAAGGAGGCCAAGGAGAAGATCAGGGAGCTTGTGGAACTACCTCTTAGGCACCCAGAAATATTCGAGTACCTCGGTATTGAGCCTCCTAAGGGTGTTTTGTTGATTGGTCCCCCAGGCACTGGCAAGACTCTACTGGCCAAGGCAGTGGCCACGGAGTCCAACGCCTACTTCATCGCCATTAATGGCCCAGAAATAGTGTCCAAGTATTATGGTGAGTCTGAGGCTAAGTTGAGGGAGATTTTTGAGGAGGCTAAGAAGAATGCGCCCGCTATCATATTTATTGATGAGATTGATGCCATTGCGCCCAAGAGGGAGGAGGTAACGGGTGAAGTGGAGAAGCGCATAGTGGCTCAGTTATTAACGCTGATGGATGGTTTGCAGGAAAGAGGCCAAGTCATAGTCATAGGAGCCACAAACAGACCAGAAGCAGTAGACCCAGCACTAAGAAGACCAGGCAGATTCGACAGGGAGATCTGGATTAATCCGCCGGATACCGAGGGTAGGTTCGAGATACTACAGGTGCACACCAGGAACATGCCCCTTGCCAAGGACGTGGATCTTAGGAAATTAGCAGAGATAACGTACGGGTACACGGGCGCCGACATAGCGGCGCTGGCTAGGGAGGCCGCCATGAGGGCCCTTAGGAAGGCCCTACAGTCAGGCGTTATTGATGTTAATAAGGATAGCAGTGAGGTGAGGCAGGACCTTGAGAAGTACGTTAAGGTGACAATGAACGACTTCCTAGAGGCCATGAGGGAGATAGTGCCCAGCGCGCTTAGGGAGATTCATGTGGAGATACCCAAGGTTAGGTGGAGCGATATTGGTGGACTTGAGGAGGTTAAGCAGGAGCTTCAGGAGGCTATTGAGTGGCCTCTCAAGTACCCCGAGAGGTTCAGGAAGATGGGTATAAAGCCTCCTAAGGGTATTCTTCTTTTTGGTCCTCCTGGTACTGGTAAGACTTTGTTGGCTAAGGCTGTGGCTACTGAGTCTAATGCTAACTTCATTGCCGTTAGGGGCCCCGAGATACTTAGTAAGTGGTTTGGTGAGAGCGAGAAGGCAATAAGGGAAATATTCAAAAAAGCCAGAATGGCAGCACCATGCGTAATATTCTTCGACGAAATAGACGCACTAGCACCAGCAAGGGGGTACGCAGAGGATTCACCGGCCATGGATAGGATAGTGGCCCAATTACTGGCTGAGATGGATGGGGTCTCAAGGCTTGATAACGTGGTTGTCATAGCAGCAACCAACAGACCAGATATTGTGGACCCAGCATTACTGAGGCCTGGTAGGTTTGACAGGATAATCTACGTACCACCCCCAGACCTGAGGGCCAGGTTTGAAATACTCAAGATACACACAAGGAACATGCCCCTGGCCAGGGATGTAGACCTAATGGAGCTTGCCAGGATAACCGAGGGGTACACGGGCGCTGACATAGAGCTTTTGGCCAGGGAGGCCGGTTTATTGGCCATGAGGGAGGGCAACAACGCCGCTGAGGTTTCCATGAGGCACTTCCTGGAGGCCATGAAGAAGGTGAAGCCGTCGGTGACGCCCGAGATGATTAAGTTCTATGAGTCATGGTACGAGAGGATCAAGCAGACAATATCCCGCGAGAGGCAGAGGGCGCCCACGCTTTATGTGTAA
- a CDS encoding elongation factor 1-beta, producing MAEVYLVYRITPSKSDVNYEELKNNIKRSLEPKYRVDKVEEEDIGFGIKALRVYIRMPEESEEHSSDEVENILSSIDGVGSIELEYFTRLGF from the coding sequence ATGGCGGAGGTATACCTGGTTTACAGAATCACGCCCAGTAAGTCGGATGTTAATTACGAGGAGCTTAAGAACAACATAAAGAGGTCCCTGGAGCCCAAGTATAGGGTTGATAAGGTTGAGGAGGAGGACATCGGCTTTGGGATCAAGGCCCTGAGGGTCTACATAAGGATGCCCGAGGAGTCCGAGGAGCACTCAAGCGATGAAGTTGAGAACATACTGAGCAGTATCGATGGCGTGGGCAGTATAGAGCTTGAGTACTTCACGAGGCTTGGATTCTGA
- the fen gene encoding flap endonuclease-1, producing MGVTELGKLIPDSARKTLEFTQLSNRVIALDAYNALYQFLASIRQPDGTPLMDSKGRVTSHLSGLLYRTINLLEYKVWPVYVFDGKPPEEKAIEIARRRRVREEAMDKWIKLLESGKREEARKYAQRALFLTDDMVEDAKRLLKLMGIPVVQAKADGEAQAAVITRDGKAWAAGSQDYDSLLFGAPRLVRNLAITGRRKLPNRDEYVEIKPELLDLNEVLRALKLRDRTQLIDLAILLGTDLNPDGVPGIGPQRALRLIQEFGSLEKLLQGPLKNAQFPTDPLKIRDYFLNPPSNPNYEVNFTEPNERELLDFLVHEHDFSEDRVRNAIDRLKKALSRRRESTLDSFFG from the coding sequence ATGGGTGTAACAGAACTGGGTAAGTTAATACCGGACAGCGCCAGGAAGACCCTGGAATTCACGCAATTATCCAACAGGGTAATAGCCCTTGATGCGTACAACGCCCTCTATCAATTCCTAGCCTCCATAAGGCAGCCAGATGGTACGCCACTAATGGACTCCAAGGGCAGGGTCACAAGTCACCTCAGTGGTTTACTATACAGGACCATAAACCTCCTCGAGTACAAGGTATGGCCCGTCTACGTATTCGATGGCAAGCCACCCGAGGAGAAGGCCATAGAGATAGCCAGGAGGAGGAGGGTTAGGGAGGAGGCCATGGACAAGTGGATTAAGTTATTGGAGAGTGGTAAGAGGGAGGAGGCCAGGAAGTACGCCCAGAGGGCCTTGTTCCTAACTGACGATATGGTTGAGGACGCAAAGCGACTGCTTAAACTCATGGGCATACCGGTGGTCCAGGCAAAAGCCGATGGTGAAGCCCAGGCAGCTGTTATTACTAGGGATGGTAAGGCATGGGCAGCGGGTAGTCAGGACTATGATTCACTACTCTTCGGGGCTCCGAGGCTAGTTAGGAACCTGGCCATAACGGGGCGCAGGAAGTTACCCAATAGGGATGAGTACGTGGAGATTAAGCCGGAGCTCCTGGACCTGAACGAGGTTCTCAGGGCCCTTAAGTTGAGGGATAGAACCCAATTGATAGACCTAGCCATACTACTGGGCACGGACCTAAACCCAGACGGCGTGCCTGGGATTGGCCCTCAGAGGGCCCTGAGGCTGATTCAGGAGTTTGGCAGTCTTGAGAAGCTCCTCCAGGGACCCCTTAAGAACGCTCAATTCCCCACAGACCCACTCAAAATAAGGGATTACTTCCTAAACCCACCCAGCAACCCAAATTACGAGGTTAACTTCACAGAGCCTAACGAGAGGGAGCTCCTGGACTTCCTGGTTCATGAGCATGACTTCAGTGAGGACAGGGTTAGGAACGCCATTGATAGGTTGAAGAAGGCCCTTAGCAGGAGGAGAGAGTCAACACTGGATTCCTTCTTTGGTTAA
- a CDS encoding zinc ribbon domain-containing protein: MMWLRNRKILNRIRYFYRRAKNILIDSARRIGKSVIDFAVSVGAGTIILEDLTGLIRRAETLPKKYRERLIYTQYRRIQRWIEWQAMKRGLVVVYVSPYRTSTQCPRCGAKMIETRHRWLKCPRCGYENDRDVIAVMNIYLQWKRNATLHPMGGALAPSTAPQVTDDTPTDGGNQ; the protein is encoded by the coding sequence ATGATGTGGCTGAGGAATAGGAAGATCCTAAATAGAATTCGGTATTTTTATAGGAGGGCAAAGAACATACTAATTGACTCAGCGAGGAGAATTGGGAAGAGCGTAATTGACTTCGCAGTGTCAGTGGGCGCAGGCACAATAATACTCGAGGACTTAACTGGGCTGATTAGGAGGGCAGAAACACTGCCTAAGAAGTACAGAGAACGATTAATATATACACAATACCGCAGAATCCAGCGCTGGATTGAGTGGCAAGCAATGAAGCGTGGGTTGGTGGTTGTTTACGTCTCGCCGTACCGCACATCAACCCAATGCCCACGCTGCGGCGCCAAAATGATTGAAACAAGGCATAGGTGGCTCAAATGCCCAAGGTGCGGTTACGAAAACGACAGAGACGTCATCGCCGTGATGAATATTTACCTTCAATGGAAGCGTAATGCAACGCTACACCCCATGGGAGGAGCTCTGGCCCCCTCGACTGCCCCCCAAGTGACGGATGACACCCCGACCGATGGGGGGAACCAATGA
- a CDS encoding AbrB/MazE/SpoVT family DNA-binding domain-containing protein, whose translation MTKGVRLKVDSLPYQVKVYVNNQVLLPASLVRALNLGGVDYVDITLEFNNKVIELRNVKLLHARNAVSRQFTIPREVREQYGIKPLDTVTILSIKPSGPRTQ comes from the coding sequence GTGACTAAGGGTGTTAGGTTGAAGGTGGATTCGCTACCGTATCAGGTGAAGGTCTATGTGAATAACCAGGTGTTACTACCCGCCAGCCTGGTTAGGGCGTTGAACCTGGGTGGTGTGGATTATGTAGACATAACCCTTGAGTTTAATAATAAGGTTATTGAGTTGAGGAATGTTAAGTTACTCCATGCCAGGAATGCCGTGTCACGGCAGTTCACAATACCCAGGGAGGTTAGGGAGCAGTATGGGATAAAGCCCCTGGACACGGTCACCATACTAAGTATCAAGCCCTCGGGGCCCAGGACCCAGTGA
- the nuoH gene encoding NADH-quinone oxidoreductase subunit NuoH, which translates to MDTYLQLSPTSGPLGSLTSQAFQLIYSIIQYIMTSPQVSIPFLNPIIQFLYKVPVITVIVHLLLWRPIFALIFFPGLISVTIALIYIIWFERKLTAKVQWRFGPLEVSRSIGGFLQPFADLFRYTFQEFVVPRQVDRNYFVHAPAIAFILSTLPALLIPISPGIYGIYTPYNVILAVALITIFNIAIILLGWASNDRFTYIGTIREALLYTAYEAIMILSVVSILVIYGSADPLSIVNWQVNHLPGIIMNPLAFLAIWIATLMATSRFPFEIPEADTEIVLGPYTEYSGVIYGLVMTMSYEKLYVLSMLITLLFLSGWAGPYIPPLGDLSGALWFGIKTYIVMMIMVFTRAVYGRYRPDQALKMSWSTLLGLAVASLLLSLIIKLL; encoded by the coding sequence ATGGATACTTACCTACAACTATCACCAACCAGCGGCCCATTGGGCTCTCTGACCTCCCAGGCATTTCAATTAATATATTCAATAATCCAGTACATAATGACATCACCACAGGTGAGCATACCCTTCCTAAACCCCATAATCCAATTCCTATACAAGGTGCCCGTGATAACCGTGATAGTCCACCTCCTACTATGGAGGCCCATATTCGCCCTGATCTTCTTCCCAGGGCTCATTTCAGTAACCATAGCCCTAATCTACATAATATGGTTCGAGAGGAAATTAACCGCTAAGGTTCAGTGGAGGTTTGGACCACTGGAGGTCTCAAGATCCATAGGGGGCTTCCTACAACCCTTCGCGGACCTGTTTAGGTACACGTTCCAGGAGTTCGTGGTGCCTAGGCAGGTGGATAGGAATTACTTCGTACACGCCCCAGCAATAGCCTTCATACTATCCACACTACCGGCGCTGCTAATACCCATAAGCCCTGGGATCTACGGCATATACACGCCGTACAACGTGATCCTGGCTGTGGCCCTGATAACAATATTCAACATAGCAATAATACTCCTGGGCTGGGCATCGAATGATAGGTTCACATACATAGGCACCATTAGGGAGGCACTGCTTTACACGGCCTACGAGGCCATTATGATACTATCCGTGGTCTCAATACTAGTAATATACGGGAGCGCGGACCCACTCTCAATAGTTAATTGGCAGGTCAACCACTTACCGGGCATTATCATGAACCCACTGGCATTCCTAGCCATATGGATAGCCACGCTAATGGCAACGTCCAGGTTCCCCTTCGAGATACCCGAGGCGGATACCGAGATCGTCCTGGGCCCATACACGGAGTACAGCGGCGTAATCTACGGGCTGGTCATGACCATGAGTTACGAGAAGCTCTACGTACTCAGCATGTTAATAACACTCCTCTTCCTCTCGGGCTGGGCTGGGCCATACATACCACCTCTCGGTGATCTATCAGGCGCCCTTTGGTTTGGTATAAAGACCTACATTGTCATGATGATAATGGTATTCACAAGGGCAGTCTATGGAAGATATAGACCGGACCAAGCCCTGAAGATGAGTTGGTCCACCCTCCTTGGGCTCGCCGTGGCCTCATTACTACTTTCATTGATAATTAAGTTGCTATAA
- a CDS encoding thioredoxin family protein, whose amino-acid sequence MNEDVKIEVFIHPTCSTCHTLIKMLSRWGYLDRVSIIDTSKEPYIAMERGVRSVPSIFINGELVFAGIVDFKALKAMLDGLNIRAKVEVSIEELTEDFFKGVLDTISTALWLYINADCRAFLEDRDFVMAIMNLKKYANYEELYKRLSDYLGNEVNCGEGIRAREERFLRVIARNFAREVYWLHGKALSWGEVSRLYPREVIAHWMIVRSTLGRVGLRIHRLSEGEFRAKVDRVYEYLNANFDSIISEVAREQEEIFSDKEFLSVIERV is encoded by the coding sequence ATGAATGAGGACGTTAAGATAGAGGTCTTCATACACCCCACGTGCAGCACATGCCACACGCTGATCAAGATGCTTAGTAGGTGGGGTTACCTGGACAGGGTGTCCATAATAGACACGTCTAAGGAGCCGTACATAGCCATGGAGAGGGGCGTTAGGTCCGTGCCCAGCATATTCATAAATGGCGAGTTAGTGTTTGCGGGTATTGTGGATTTCAAGGCCCTGAAGGCCATGCTCGATGGCTTAAACATAAGGGCAAAGGTGGAGGTTTCCATTGAGGAGTTGACGGAGGATTTCTTCAAGGGTGTCCTTGACACCATATCCACCGCGCTCTGGCTCTACATAAACGCTGACTGCAGGGCATTCCTTGAGGATAGGGACTTCGTAATGGCAATTATGAATTTGAAGAAGTACGCGAATTATGAGGAACTCTATAAGAGGCTCAGTGATTACCTGGGTAATGAGGTCAATTGTGGGGAGGGTATTAGGGCTAGGGAGGAGAGGTTCCTCAGGGTCATAGCCAGGAACTTCGCAAGGGAGGTGTACTGGCTCCATGGGAAGGCCCTGAGTTGGGGCGAGGTTTCGAGGCTATACCCCAGGGAGGTGATTGCCCACTGGATGATCGTCAGGAGCACCCTGGGCAGGGTGGGGCTTAGGATACACAGGCTTAGCGAGGGTGAGTTCAGGGCGAAGGTTGATAGGGTTTATGAGTACCTAAACGCGAACTTCGACTCAATAATAAGTGAGGTGGCTAGGGAGCAGGAGGAGATATTTAGTGATAAGGAGTTCCTCTCGGTAATTGAGAGGGTTTAA
- a CDS encoding HEPN domain-containing protein has protein sequence MAIRCAKLLSEHYIGARYPNARLLDYAEECIKCMELVFQHVL, from the coding sequence GTGGCTATTAGGTGTGCCAAGTTGTTGAGCGAGCACTACATTGGGGCCAGGTATCCGAATGCCAGGCTTCTAGATTATGCTGAGGAGTGCATTAAGTGTATGGAGTTGGTGTTTCAGCATGTCCTTTAG
- a CDS encoding ribbon-helix-helix protein, CopG family → MGYRSIRVTEDVYRRINELATEWGVSMSEVVKRLLEGRDCSELEPLITELRTTLNELRVLTSELRHIQGVVREGVQSRREDGHG, encoded by the coding sequence GTGGGTTACAGGAGTATTAGGGTTACCGAGGACGTTTACCGGAGAATCAACGAACTAGCCACTGAGTGGGGTGTGTCGATGAGTGAGGTGGTTAAGAGGCTCCTGGAGGGCCGAGACTGCAGTGAACTGGAGCCCCTAATCACCGAGTTGAGAACCACACTCAACGAGTTGAGGGTTTTAACCAGTGAGTTAAGGCACATCCAGGGCGTGGTGAGGGAGGGTGTGCAGTCACGGAGGGAGGATGGGCATGGGTGA
- a CDS encoding MFS transporter, whose protein sequence is MRISGGSAALIIASLSFFSIVVVRFAIPSILPYVIAREGVNEALGGLLISIFWVGYTVFQLIGGLITDRYGFTALIYVLALISALTMAYPLALTHYYYLAALQFCIGSLSAVAYVLLVSMVLVNYRRSGLGVGIYQSMFFIASSVSILLTPLFVTDYSELFVIYAATVLLALAALLVAIRRGLIREVNKTRSTLRIGPENPGFLGIGLLRFSSGFSYLGFLSWSTYYVIRTFGTPLSTSGFYAFMASILGTVGAVLGGYVGDKLGYVYPSASASGLLAMDLVILSLVRSPPVVIGVMLTLGFLYGFYASPTMATTKFARNVGATSGFLNFMSQLGGTLSPYLIGFITQLFSIYLALLIVGLTSIALVMIGLLLVSAYGFSR, encoded by the coding sequence ATGAGGATCAGCGGAGGCAGTGCTGCGTTGATCATAGCGTCACTGTCCTTCTTCTCCATAGTGGTGGTTAGATTCGCAATACCCTCAATACTACCCTACGTAATTGCTAGGGAGGGGGTAAACGAGGCCCTCGGCGGCTTGTTAATATCCATATTCTGGGTTGGTTACACAGTCTTTCAGTTGATAGGCGGGTTAATAACCGATAGGTATGGGTTTACGGCGTTGATTTACGTACTGGCACTAATCTCCGCACTAACCATGGCATACCCGCTGGCATTGACCCATTACTACTACCTAGCCGCCCTGCAGTTCTGCATTGGCTCCCTATCGGCTGTGGCCTATGTATTACTGGTGAGCATGGTCCTTGTGAACTACAGGAGGAGTGGGCTTGGTGTTGGTATTTACCAGAGCATGTTCTTCATAGCGTCCTCAGTATCAATACTACTGACGCCGTTATTCGTCACGGACTACAGCGAGCTATTCGTCATATACGCAGCCACGGTTTTACTGGCACTCGCGGCGTTACTCGTGGCCATTAGGCGTGGATTAATAAGGGAGGTTAATAAAACGCGTTCAACACTTAGGATAGGCCCTGAGAACCCCGGGTTCCTGGGCATTGGGCTGCTTAGGTTCTCCTCCGGCTTTTCATACCTGGGATTCCTGAGTTGGTCCACTTACTACGTGATCAGGACCTTCGGGACCCCGTTATCAACCAGTGGTTTTTACGCGTTCATGGCCTCCATACTGGGCACAGTGGGCGCCGTGTTAGGTGGTTATGTTGGTGATAAACTGGGTTATGTCTACCCATCAGCATCTGCCTCGGGGCTTCTTGCGATGGACTTAGTAATACTGTCCCTGGTTAGATCACCACCCGTGGTCATAGGTGTGATGTTAACGCTGGGCTTCCTATACGGATTCTACGCATCACCAACCATGGCAACCACGAAGTTCGCGAGGAATGTGGGGGCCACAAGTGGCTTCCTAAACTTCATGAGTCAGTTGGGGGGTACGTTGTCGCCCTACTTAATTGGGTTCATAACCCAGTTATTCAGCATATACCTGGCACTCCTAATCGTGGGCTTAACATCCATCGCGCTGGTTATGATTGGCCTGTTACTAGTTAGTGCTTACGGTTTTAGTAGGTAG
- a CDS encoding nucleotidyltransferase domain-containing protein — translation MSFRELLLKIHGEVEAWVRELCMEGYTVILFGSRARGEARIDSDWDLLIISDKPPNDLAQAHHITPQEAPLRIREFNTIIIDALYEGKISMRRRKLYQKLREMVLEVTRDYTKTREDG, via the coding sequence ATGTCCTTTAGGGAGTTACTACTTAAGATACATGGGGAGGTTGAGGCGTGGGTTAGGGAATTGTGCATGGAGGGTTATACGGTGATACTCTTCGGATCCAGGGCCAGGGGAGAAGCCAGGATAGACAGTGACTGGGACCTGCTAATAATAAGCGATAAACCACCCAACGACCTAGCACAAGCACACCACATCACACCCCAGGAGGCACCCCTGAGGATCAGGGAATTCAACACAATAATCATAGACGCACTCTACGAGGGAAAAATTAGTATGCGGCGACGAAAACTATACCAAAAACTAAGGGAGATGGTCCTCGAAGTAACAAGGGACTACACAAAAACAAGGGAGGATGGATAA
- a CDS encoding radical SAM protein, which produces MDRVLILDGYDDEPAGLGVPPYLDVYARYIAGAVWYLDRSVDVRYVTIDWARGNWNEFLRLARESRVLVVLAGIVTPGKYLGGEPISLREIELVGAVVEGPIKVLGGPVARFGYGAAGGTIAIPRSRFRRYYDIVVTGDVDLVVHELVRNNYQASNVSPGLVHGDYRLINEFAVLGARIVTQHPNYGKNLIVELETYRSCPRYVSGGCSFCATVRYGAVKYRDAEAIVKEVEALYRAGVRHFRLGRQADFYTYMALDTGKLDFPRPNPGAIEGLLRGIRNVAPGLETLHIDNVNPGTIYHWPRESIEVTRILMKYHTPGDVAAMGIETADPRVVRMNNLKVMPDEAFFAVKTISELGRVRGENGMPHLLPGINFVIGLPGETRETFRLNIEFLRKLLENDVWVRRVNIRQVLVLPPTPLWEVASDVMALLKRHEEYFRAFKYWVRRYFDHEMLRRVVPRGTVLRRAFTEAHYGGGTYARQVGSYPLLIYIPARVELNKWIDIAVVDHGFRSVIGIPHPLNPNTAPKKLLRLVPGMSEDALNKIMARRPFKSNEELKQILNEEAMKYLAVNDEETQQTKPNKTLSTSTSN; this is translated from the coding sequence GTGGATAGGGTATTAATACTGGATGGTTATGATGACGAGCCCGCGGGCCTTGGTGTGCCACCCTACCTAGACGTGTATGCTAGGTACATTGCCGGGGCCGTTTGGTACCTGGACAGGTCCGTGGATGTTAGGTACGTCACCATTGACTGGGCCCGTGGCAACTGGAACGAGTTCCTGAGGCTGGCCAGGGAGTCCAGGGTCCTCGTGGTTCTCGCAGGCATTGTGACCCCTGGCAAGTACCTGGGTGGTGAGCCCATAAGCCTCAGGGAGATTGAGCTCGTGGGCGCGGTGGTTGAGGGGCCCATTAAGGTGCTTGGGGGCCCCGTGGCCAGGTTTGGCTATGGAGCCGCGGGTGGAACCATTGCGATACCGAGGAGTAGGTTTAGGAGGTACTACGACATCGTGGTCACCGGGGACGTGGATTTGGTGGTTCATGAGCTGGTTAGGAATAATTACCAGGCGAGTAATGTATCCCCTGGCCTTGTCCATGGGGATTACAGGTTGATTAATGAATTCGCTGTGCTGGGTGCCAGGATAGTGACCCAGCACCCGAATTATGGCAAAAACCTAATCGTGGAGCTTGAGACCTATAGATCCTGCCCCAGGTACGTTAGTGGTGGTTGCTCCTTCTGCGCCACCGTTAGGTACGGCGCTGTTAAGTACAGGGATGCGGAGGCCATTGTTAAGGAGGTGGAGGCCCTGTACAGGGCTGGCGTTAGGCACTTTAGGCTTGGTAGGCAGGCGGACTTCTACACATACATGGCCCTGGACACGGGCAAGCTGGACTTCCCAAGGCCCAACCCAGGGGCCATTGAGGGGTTGCTGAGGGGGATTAGGAACGTGGCCCCTGGGCTCGAGACCCTGCACATAGACAATGTGAACCCAGGGACCATATACCACTGGCCCAGGGAGAGTATTGAGGTCACCAGGATACTCATGAAGTACCACACACCGGGTGATGTGGCTGCCATGGGCATAGAGACCGCGGACCCCAGGGTGGTGAGGATGAACAACCTGAAGGTGATGCCCGATGAGGCCTTCTTCGCAGTGAAGACCATAAGCGAGCTGGGCAGGGTGAGGGGTGAGAATGGGATGCCCCACCTACTACCGGGCATTAATTTCGTGATTGGCCTACCTGGGGAGACCAGGGAAACCTTCAGGCTCAATATTGAGTTCCTGAGGAAACTCCTGGAGAACGACGTGTGGGTTAGGAGGGTGAACATTAGGCAGGTGCTCGTCCTACCACCCACACCACTCTGGGAGGTGGCCAGTGACGTGATGGCCCTCCTAAAGAGGCATGAGGAGTACTTTAGGGCGTTTAAGTACTGGGTTCGTAGGTACTTCGACCACGAGATGCTCAGGAGGGTGGTGCCCAGGGGCACCGTGCTCAGGAGGGCATTCACAGAGGCGCACTACGGGGGTGGGACCTACGCTAGGCAGGTGGGCTCATACCCACTACTCATCTACATACCAGCCAGGGTGGAGCTAAACAAATGGATAGACATTGCCGTGGTGGACCACGGATTCAGGTCAGTAATAGGGATACCACACCCGCTAAACCCCAACACAGCACCGAAGAAACTACTGAGGCTGGTCCCTGGGATGAGTGAGGATGCCCTGAACAAGATAATGGCAAGGAGGCCCTTTAAAAGCAATGAAGAACTGAAACAAATACTCAACGAAGAAGCCATGAAATACCTAGCAGTAAACGACGAAGAAACACAGCAAACAAAACCCAACAAAACACTTTCAACTTCTACAAGTAATTAA